The following are encoded in a window of Flavobacterium psychrotrophum genomic DNA:
- a CDS encoding MATE family efflux transporter — protein MALATYTKEFRNNIQLAYPVILGMLGHTLIGLIDNIMVGHLGSAELAAVSLGNSFVFIAMSVGIGFSTAITPIVAQGDGAKDDIMVRSAFHHGLLLCTVLGLLLFGIVEAAKPLMYLMKQPAEVIALASPFISWVAFSLIPMIIFQAYKQFSDGMSLTKYAMYAVIFSNAIHIPLNYVLIYGVWGLPKMGMMGAAAGTVISRIAMLLFMHIAISQNKKLTQYIKGFSFGEIKKSMIKKIVGLGLPSGMQMFFEVALFTSAVWLSGFLGTTNQAANQIALSLASFTFMFAMGLSVAAMVRVGNQKGQQDYIKLRVVARSIFLMAIIIETVFALLFVALHNVLPYLFVNSEHISQVQDTAEVIGIAAQLLIVAAIFQLSDGVQVVVLGALRGLQDVKIPTIITFVAYWVIGFPISFYLGLYTELKAIGIWIGLLAGLTAAAIFLYLRFNFLTDKFISEGEQPVKLKLKTETEI, from the coding sequence GCATACCCTTATTGGCCTGATAGATAATATAATGGTAGGTCATTTGGGTAGTGCAGAGCTTGCTGCTGTATCTTTAGGTAACAGTTTTGTATTTATTGCCATGAGTGTAGGCATTGGGTTTAGTACTGCAATAACGCCAATTGTAGCACAGGGAGATGGCGCAAAAGATGACATTATGGTACGCTCGGCGTTTCATCACGGTTTACTGTTATGTACTGTTTTGGGACTTTTGCTGTTTGGCATTGTAGAAGCTGCCAAGCCATTAATGTATCTTATGAAACAACCGGCAGAAGTTATAGCACTTGCATCTCCGTTTATAAGCTGGGTAGCATTTTCGCTTATCCCCATGATTATCTTTCAGGCATACAAGCAATTTTCAGATGGTATGTCTTTAACAAAATATGCCATGTATGCGGTTATCTTTAGCAACGCAATACACATTCCGCTAAACTATGTCCTTATATATGGTGTATGGGGCTTGCCTAAAATGGGTATGATGGGTGCAGCGGCCGGTACTGTAATATCGCGTATAGCCATGCTACTGTTTATGCACATTGCCATATCGCAGAATAAAAAACTAACGCAGTATATTAAAGGTTTTAGCTTTGGCGAAATCAAAAAGAGCATGATCAAAAAAATTGTGGGTCTGGGGCTGCCATCAGGTATGCAGATGTTTTTTGAAGTGGCCTTGTTTACCTCTGCCGTATGGCTATCGGGCTTTTTGGGTACAACAAATCAGGCAGCTAACCAGATAGCGCTTAGCCTTGCCAGTTTTACTTTTATGTTTGCCATGGGGCTAAGTGTTGCAGCTATGGTACGCGTAGGCAACCAAAAGGGGCAGCAGGATTATATAAAACTACGTGTTGTGGCACGGTCTATTTTTTTAATGGCTATAATTATAGAAACGGTTTTTGCATTACTTTTTGTGGCGCTGCATAATGTGCTGCCTTACCTGTTTGTGAATTCTGAACACATTTCGCAGGTACAGGATACCGCCGAAGTTATTGGTATCGCGGCACAGTTGCTAATTGTAGCAGCCATCTTTCAGCTTAGCGATGGCGTGCAGGTGGTAGTACTTGGTGCACTGCGCGGATTACAGGATGTGAAAATACCTACTATAATAACTTTTGTGGCATATTGGGTTATTGGTTTCCCCATATCTTTTTACCTGGGGTTGTATACCGAATTAAAAGCCATAGGTATCTGGATAGGATTATTGGCAGGGCTTACTGCAGCCGCAATATTTTTGTATCTTCGCTTTAACTTTCTTACAGATAAATTTATCAGTGAGGGAGAACAACCTGTTAAATTAAAATTGAAAACCGAAACAGAAATATAA
- a CDS encoding trehalase family glycosidase has translation MSVNSNINKPVVPFFGIVFAVLCCMSCSDKFIESQTVFDLPVSQTINDLLTGYDTDGDKRITKDDAPPNKDYFLLSTKGDTVILRNTYYISNLLQELAIANDGARDSLLISLRQIQEPPAERISRRIKTQFWDDLTRTIDADGLDRIAGDDKMHDKQQRIYVPYDDAVGIAYFTSLKKERPHLDVVILPKNITPEYVQSINEKPGILSLKIEDNRGVPFVVPGGRFNEMYGWDSYFEGIGLLLDRRDDLAKGMVDNFCYQIKHYGKILNANRSYYLTRTQPPFLSSFIREVYQSMHAKDKDWLAESLAICIQEYNTVWMEGNRYTPETGLNRYYADGIGIPPETEEGHFKEILQEFAEKNNMTEAEFEDKYKHGSIKSPALDRYFVHDRTLRESGHDTSWRLDNIAADLNCVDVNSLLYKYEKDFEFLIGTYFKHGFKGTDGKTYTANYWHEQAEKRKMLMHKYLWNEKQQCFFDYNVKTQQRTDFMSATNFFPLWAGLCTKDEASKMVTVLMKELKEEGGFAGSSKESTDKYALNEVQRQWDYPNGWAPHQMLLWKGLLNYGYENEAREMVYRWLYMITRNAVDYNGTIPEKYDVVLGSHKVYAEYGNVGTDFAYITRSGFGWMNASYQYGMSLLPDEYIKKLDALEKPDSVFGIKK, from the coding sequence ATGAGCGTTAATTCTAATATAAATAAACCTGTAGTGCCATTTTTCGGAATTGTATTTGCAGTACTGTGTTGTATGAGTTGTAGTGATAAATTTATAGAAAGCCAAACTGTTTTTGACCTTCCGGTGTCTCAAACTATTAACGACCTGCTTACAGGTTATGATACCGATGGCGATAAGAGAATTACCAAAGACGATGCACCGCCCAACAAAGATTATTTTTTGCTCAGCACAAAAGGCGATACCGTAATACTGCGCAACACTTATTATATAAGCAACCTTTTGCAGGAACTTGCTATTGCTAATGACGGTGCCCGCGATAGCCTGCTTATAAGCCTGAGGCAGATACAGGAACCACCCGCCGAGCGCATATCCCGCAGGATTAAAACCCAGTTTTGGGATGACCTCACCCGCACTATTGATGCCGATGGCCTTGACCGCATTGCAGGCGATGACAAAATGCATGATAAGCAGCAGCGCATTTATGTTCCGTATGATGATGCTGTGGGTATTGCGTATTTTACATCGCTTAAAAAAGAACGTCCGCACCTGGACGTTGTTATATTACCTAAAAACATTACCCCTGAGTATGTACAATCTATAAATGAGAAGCCTGGCATACTTTCTTTAAAAATAGAAGATAATAGAGGGGTACCTTTTGTGGTTCCCGGCGGACGCTTTAACGAAATGTACGGTTGGGATAGTTATTTTGAAGGCATTGGCCTGCTACTGGATCGAAGGGATGATCTCGCAAAGGGAATGGTTGATAATTTTTGTTACCAGATAAAGCATTACGGCAAGATACTAAATGCTAACCGATCGTATTATCTAACCCGGACACAGCCTCCTTTTTTATCTTCATTTATAAGGGAGGTGTATCAAAGCATGCATGCCAAAGATAAAGACTGGCTAGCCGAAAGCCTGGCAATTTGCATACAGGAATATAATACAGTATGGATGGAAGGCAACCGTTATACTCCTGAAACTGGACTTAACCGTTACTATGCTGATGGTATAGGCATTCCGCCGGAAACAGAAGAAGGCCATTTTAAAGAGATATTACAGGAGTTTGCAGAAAAGAATAATATGACCGAGGCCGAATTTGAAGATAAATACAAGCATGGTAGTATTAAAAGCCCCGCACTCGACCGTTACTTTGTACACGATCGTACCTTGCGTGAAAGCGGTCACGATACCAGCTGGCGCCTTGACAATATTGCGGCCGACCTAAACTGTGTTGACGTAAACTCTTTATTATATAAGTATGAAAAAGATTTCGAATTTTTAATAGGCACTTATTTTAAGCACGGTTTTAAAGGTACTGATGGTAAAACATATACCGCTAATTACTGGCATGAGCAGGCCGAAAAGCGAAAAATGCTGATGCACAAATATCTTTGGAACGAAAAACAACAGTGCTTTTTTGACTACAATGTAAAAACACAGCAGCGTACTGATTTTATGTCGGCTACAAATTTCTTCCCGCTTTGGGCAGGACTGTGCACTAAAGATGAGGCTTCTAAAATGGTTACCGTGCTTATGAAAGAACTAAAAGAAGAAGGCGGTTTTGCAGGATCTTCTAAAGAAAGTACTGATAAGTATGCACTTAATGAGGTACAACGCCAGTGGGACTACCCTAACGGATGGGCACCGCACCAAATGCTGTTGTGGAAAGGGCTGCTGAATTATGGTTATGAAAATGAAGCCCGAGAAATGGTATACAGATGGCTATATATGATAACCCGTAATGCGGTAGATTATAATGGTACAATTCCGGAGAAGTATGATGTGGTACTGGGTAGCCACAAAGTATATGCTGAGTATGGTAATGTTGGTACCGATTTTGCTTACATTACCCGCAGTGGCTTTGGTTGGATGAATGCTTCTTACCAATATGGCATGAGCCTGTTGCCCGACGAATATATTAAAAAGCTGGATGCGCTGGAAAAACCGGATAGCGTTTTTGGAATTAAGAAGTAA